In Streptococcus sp. SN-1, a single genomic region encodes these proteins:
- a CDS encoding metal-sulfur cluster assembly factor produces the protein MAYTEEQIENIKTRILSALEEVIDPELGIDIVNLGLIYEIRFDGDTGQTEIDMTLTTMGCPLADLLTDQIYDAMTEVPEVTDTEVKLVWYPAWTVEKMSRYARIALGIK, from the coding sequence ATGGCTTATACAGAAGAGCAAATTGAAAACATCAAAACACGAATTTTATCAGCCTTGGAAGAAGTTATTGACCCTGAGTTGGGAATCGATATTGTCAATCTTGGTTTGATCTATGAGATTCGTTTTGATGGCGACACAGGACAAACAGAGATTGATATGACTTTGACAACTATGGGTTGTCCCCTAGCAGACCTTTTGACGGATCAGATTTATGATGCCATGACAGAGGTACCAGAAGTAACGGATACAGAGGTTAAATTAGTCTGGTATCCAGCCTGGACTGTTGAAAAAATGAGTCGCTATGCACGCATTGCCCTAGGAATTAAATAA
- the rpoD gene encoding RNA polymerase sigma factor RpoD has protein sequence MVTKQKEVTTFDVQVAEFIRNHKQKGTATDDEINASLVVPFTLDADGIEDLLQRIQDAGISITDNEGNPSARVLSAEEEPELSDEDLIGSTSAKVNDPVRMYLKEIGVVPLLTNEEEKELALAVEAGDIEAKQRLAEANLRLVVSIAKRYVGRGMQFLDLIQEGNMGLMKAVDKFDYSKGFKFSTYATWWIRQAITRAIADQARTIRIPVHMVETINKLVREQRNLLQELGQDPTPEQIAERMDMTPDKVREILKIAQEPVSLETPIGEEDDSHLGDFIEDEVIENPVDYTTRIVLREQLDEVLDTLTDREENVLRLRFGLDDGKMRTLEDVGKVFNVTRERIRQIEAKALRKLRQPSRSKPLRDFIED, from the coding sequence ATGGTAACAAAACAAAAAGAAGTAACAACATTTGATGTACAAGTAGCAGAATTTATCCGTAATCATAAGCAAAAAGGGACAGCAACAGATGATGAAATCAATGCTAGTCTTGTCGTTCCTTTTACCTTGGACGCTGATGGGATTGAAGATCTCTTGCAACGGATTCAGGACGCAGGAATTTCTATCACAGATAATGAAGGAAATCCAAGTGCGCGTGTTCTTAGTGCTGAAGAAGAACCAGAACTCAGCGATGAGGACTTGATTGGTTCAACTTCTGCTAAGGTTAATGACCCTGTCCGTATGTACTTGAAAGAAATCGGGGTCGTTCCTCTCTTGACCAATGAAGAGGAAAAAGAATTGGCACTAGCAGTTGAAGCTGGTGATATCGAAGCCAAACAACGTCTTGCGGAAGCCAACCTTCGTTTGGTTGTTTCTATTGCCAAACGCTATGTTGGCCGTGGTATGCAGTTCCTTGACTTGATTCAAGAAGGGAATATGGGCTTGATGAAGGCGGTTGACAAGTTTGACTATTCTAAAGGGTTCAAGTTCTCAACTTATGCAACTTGGTGGATTCGTCAGGCTATCACTCGTGCTATTGCGGACCAAGCTCGTACCATCCGTATCCCAGTTCACATGGTTGAAACCATCAATAAATTGGTTCGTGAACAGCGTAACCTCCTTCAAGAATTGGGTCAAGACCCAACACCAGAGCAAATCGCTGAACGTATGGATATGACTCCTGATAAGGTTCGTGAAATCTTGAAGATCGCTCAAGAACCGGTATCTCTTGAAACACCAATCGGTGAAGAGGATGATAGCCACCTTGGGGACTTTATCGAAGATGAAGTGATTGAAAATCCAGTGGACTATACAACTCGTATCGTCTTGCGTGAGCAGTTGGATGAGGTCTTGGATACTCTTACAGACCGTGAAGAAAATGTTTTGCGTCTGCGTTTTGGGCTAGATGATGGTAAAATGCGTACCCTTGAAGATGTTGGTAAAGTCTTTAACGTGACTCGCGAGCGAATTCGTCAGATTGAAGCTAAGGCTTTGAGAAAACTACGCCAACCAAGTCGCAGCAAACCGCTTCGTGATTTTATTGAAGACTAA
- the dnaG gene encoding DNA primase: protein MVDKQVIEEIKNNANIVEVIGDVISLQKAGRNYLGLCPFHGEKTPSFNVVEDKQFYHCFGCGRSGDVFKFIEEYQGVPFMEAVQILGQRVGIEVEKPLYSEQKPASPHQALYDMHEDAAKFYHAILMTTTMGEEARNYLYQRGLTDEVLKHFRIGLAPPERNYLYQRLSAQYREEDFLDSGLFYLSDANQFVDTFHNRIMFPLTNDQGKVIAFSGRIWQKTNSQTSKYKNSRSTAIFNKSYELYHMDRAKKSSGKASEIYLMEGFMDVIAAYRAGIENAVASMGTALSREHVEHLKRLTKKLVLVYDGDKAGQAATLKALDEIGDMPVRIVSMPDNLDPDEYLQKNGPEDLAYLLTKTRISPIEFYIHQYKPENSENLQAQIEFIEKIAPLIVQEKSITAQNSYIHILADSLASFDYAQIEQIVNESRQAQRQNRMEGISRPTPITMPVTKQLSAIMRAEAHLLYRMVESPLVLNDYRLREDFAFDTPEFQVLYDLLGQYGNLPPEVLAEQTEEVERAWYQVLAQDLPDEMSPQELSEVEMTRNKALLNQDNMRIKKKVQEASHVGDTDTALEELERLISQKRRME from the coding sequence GAACTATCTAGGGCTCTGTCCTTTTCATGGTGAAAAAACACCTTCTTTCAACGTTGTAGAGGACAAGCAGTTTTACCACTGTTTTGGTTGTGGTCGCTCAGGTGATGTCTTTAAGTTCATCGAGGAGTACCAAGGGGTTCCCTTTATGGAGGCTGTCCAAATCTTAGGTCAGCGTGTTGGGATAGAAGTGGAAAAACCGCTTTATAGTGAGCAGAAGCCAGCCTCCCCCCACCAAGCTCTTTATGATATGCACGAAGATGCAGCAAAATTTTACCATGCTATTCTCATGACAACGACCATGGGGGAAGAGGCCAGAAACTATCTCTATCAGCGTGGTTTGACAGATGAAGTGCTCAAGCATTTTCGGATTGGTTTAGCACCTCCAGAACGAAACTATCTCTATCAACGTTTGTCTGCTCAGTATCGTGAAGAAGATTTCCTGGATTCAGGACTGTTTTATCTCTCGGATGCTAATCAATTTGTAGACACCTTTCACAATCGGATTATGTTTCCTCTGACAAATGACCAGGGAAAGGTCATTGCCTTCTCAGGTCGTATCTGGCAGAAAACGAATTCACAAACTTCTAAGTATAAAAATAGCCGATCGACTGCAATTTTTAACAAAAGTTACGAATTATATCATATGGATAGGGCAAAAAAATCTTCTGGTAAAGCCAGTGAGATTTACCTGATGGAAGGGTTCATGGATGTTATTGCAGCCTATCGGGCTGGAATCGAAAATGCTGTGGCGTCTATGGGAACAGCCTTGAGTCGTGAGCATGTTGAGCATCTGAAAAGGTTAACTAAGAAGTTGGTTCTTGTTTACGATGGCGATAAGGCTGGACAAGCTGCGACATTGAAAGCCTTGGATGAAATTGGCGATATGCCTGTGCGGATCGTCAGCATGCCTGATAACTTAGATCCAGATGAGTATCTACAAAAAAATGGTCCAGAAGACTTGGCCTATCTATTAACGAAAACTCGTATTAGTCCGATTGAGTTTTACATTCACCAGTACAAGCCTGAAAATAGTGAAAATCTGCAGGCCCAGATTGAGTTTATTGAAAAAATAGCTCCCTTGATTGTTCAAGAAAAGTCTATCACTGCTCAAAACAGTTATATTCATATTTTAGCAGATAGTCTGGCGTCTTTTGATTATGCCCAGATTGAGCAGATTGTGAATGAGAGCCGTCAAGCACAAAGGCAGAATCGCATGGAAGGAATTTCCAGACCGACGCCAATCACTATGCCTGTCACCAAGCAGTTATCGGCTATTATGAGGGCGGAAGCCCATCTACTTTATCGAATGGTGGAATCCCCTCTTGTTTTGAACGATTACCGCTTGCGAGAAGACTTTGCATTTGATACACCTGAATTTCAGGTCTTATATGACTTGCTTGGTCAGTATGGCAATCTTCCTCCAGAAGTTCTAGCAGAACAGACAGAGGAAGTTGAAAGAGCTTGGTACCAAGTCTTAGCTCAGGATTTGCCTGATGAGATGTCACCGCAGGAATTAAGTGAAGTAGAAATGACTCGAAACAAGGCTCTCTTGAATCAGGACAATATGAGAATCAAAAAGAAGGTGCAGGAAGCTAGCCATGTAGGAGATACAGATACAGCCCTAGAAGAATTGGAACGTTTAATTTCCCAAAAGAGAAGAATGGAGTAA